TATTAataatttgtttctttatttttctgaAGTCTTTACTGTAGAATTTCATAAACGTGGTTTGCCTCATGCCCATATCTGCTTATTCCTTGATGAAAGAAATAAAATGCCTCAACCAGAAGATGTAGATCGGTATATATGTGCTGAAATACCGGATGAAATCAAAGAACCAAAACTTTATCAACTTGTGTCAGATTTAATGATTCACGGTCCTTGAGGTGAAAAGAATCCATCGTGCCAGTGCACTGATTCAGACAGAAAATGGACAAAAAGGTTTCCAAAACCTTTCTCAGATGCAACAAAAACTGAGGAAGACGGTTATCCAATTTACCGAAGAAGGGATGGTGGAAGAACGGTAACAATATAAGGTCATGAATTGGATAACAGAAGTGTGGTAGCTTATAATCCTTACCTCCTTAAAAGGTACCAAGCTCATCTCAATGTTGAGTGGTGTAACCAAGTTGCTTCAATTAGTTATTTGCTTAAATATATCAACAAAGGTAATGATATGATTACAGCGCAGCTATGTAATGCAGAAACTGATGAAATTCAACAATACTACGATTGTCGATATGTTTCATCATGTGAAGCCGTTTGGAGGATTATAAAGTTCGATATACATCATCATTACCCCAGCGTTATAAGACTACCATTCCATTTGGAGGGACAACAGCAAATCATTTTTGATGAAGAGGAATTAATTGATGAGGTATTAGAAAAGCCATCAGTCAGTACGTCAATGTTCATCGAATGGATGAATTATAACGCTTCAAACCAAGAAGCACGAGAATTAACTTATATTGAAATCCCGACAAAGTTCATTTAGAACAAAGATAATCGAAGTTGGATTAGGCATAAAAGAAACACCGGTGCAATTGGTTGTATTCATCATGTGGCACATGCGTCTGGTGATCTTTTTTTTCTTAGAATACTTCTCAACAAGGTTAAAGGTCCAACTTCCTATGAAGATATCCGCACGGTAAATGGTCAGGTATTTAATAGCTACAGAGACGCCTGCTACGATTTAGGTTTATTGGATGATGATAAGTAGTATATAGAAGATATACAAGAGGCGTTTTTTTTTGGAGGGTGGTCATTTCGTCAGAAAATTATTTGCACAATTACTATTATCTAACACTATGAGTCGACCTGAAGTTGTATTTGAGAACACATTTCGATTTTTATCGGTGGATATCGTTCATCCGCACAGAACAGGTaaggatatttaaattatattatacttCAATTGTCATATTGGAGTATatcattaaattaaattaaactgaTTGCAAAGACACAAATTGAGATTGAACTATTAAAAGATTTGACTTTACAAGAGATTCACAAACTACTTCAACGCAATAGTAGTTCATTAAGAAGTTTTAGTTCAATGTCATGCCCATCGAATCATACAAGAAATATTTCAAAAAACCATCTTATTATAGATGATCTCTCCTACGACAAAAGTTCACTTGAAAATGAACATTTAGATTTCATTACAAATTTAACATCCGAACAAAAGGAGGCATACGATCAGATAATAAAAGCGGTTGATCACGGCAAAGGAGGTGTGTTCTTTTTGTACGGTTATGGTGGTACTGGAAAAACCTTCCTTTGAAAAACACTCTCAGCTGCATTGCGCAGAAAAGGAGAAATTGTTCTAAATGTTGCGTCAAGTGGGATAGCAGCTTTGCTATTATCTGGAGGTCAGACTGCGCATTCACGTTTTAACATACCGATTCATCCTACGGATGAGTCATTTTGTTCTATTTCTCCAAGCAGCAAATTGGGTGAGCTTATTCGGAGAACAAAACTGTTTATTTGGGATGAGGCCCCGATGGTTAACAAGATGTGCGCTAAAGCAGTGAATCGTTCAATGCATGATATATGTCGTCAATCCAATCCTGATAGTATGGATACTCTCTTTGGGGGTAAAACAGTTATGTTTGGTGGTGACTTTAGACAAATATTACCGGTTATTCAAAAAGGTAAAAGAGAAGATATAGTAGATGCATCTCTAAATTCTTCCTATTTGTGGGATTATGTTACTGTTTTAAAGCTTACCGTTAACATGAAATTATGTGGTATTGAAAGTGATGCCAATACTAGAAGTTTGCTCAATGGATACTTGACATAGGCAACGGTGATGTCGATGAATCTGAAGACGGAGTTTTTGATATTGAAATTCCACAAGATCTTTTGATAACAGATCTTGATGATCCAATTGGTTCGATTATCTCAACTATTTATCCAGATTATCTTTTTAATCTTGGTAATCTAGAATATTATCAGCAACGTGCAATTCTTGCTCTAACTCAAGAAAGGTCATATTTGGACGGAGAAGAAAGGTCATATTTGAGCTCAGACAGTATATGTGCATCATAGAGAGACGCTGACTTTAATAGTGAACTATACACTACCGATTTCCTAAATAGCATTGAAGTTGGTGGTTTACCAAAGAACAATCTGAGGCTCAAAATTGGTGTACCAGTTATGTTACTTCAAAATATAGATCAGGCAGGAGGTTTATGTAACGGTACACGTTTACAAATTGTGCACTTAGGAGAAAAAATCATCAAAGCAAAAATTTTAACAGGCTCAAACGTGGGGAAGATTACAGCGTTATCACGTATGCTTATCGTACCGACGGATAAGAGAATACCTTTCAGATTTCAAAGAAGACAATATCCATTGTCGGTTTGCTTTGCAATGACAataaatatgtgacgacccggaaatttctgactaaatttaaacttaatctttatatgtttccgacacgataagcaaagtctgtaatgtcgagtctcaaaatttttgaactattttcatgagatcatttgacctttgactgtttccaatgattcacgaacaattaattgtaaataaatatgtacatatatatacatatatataaatgtaaatatatataataattagaaataataaaagttAATCATAAAAAAAGTTAAGAATGTGaagtaatatacaagataataaagtgGTTATTAATTTaaaggtatatataaatatatacgaattCTATTTAGAAATATTATGAGATGCATATTGGAGTATATATAAAAGagataaatatgtattatatatattagacattacataattagtaatatgtaatattagtatattaaattataaattgaaatatagttgttatatcaatgttattattttcattattattattaatattaaaatcagtattattaatattattatataaagatgGAAACATATAACTTATTATATCTTCATTATTGTTAGATGTTATTATCAAAATGTATAATATTcagtattataatatatatatatatatatatatatatatatatatatatatatatatatatatatatatatatatatatatatatatatatatatatatatatatatatatatatatatatatatatatatatatataatctatgttatgtaataatataattgttataatattgcTATTACCTTTAATATTAATAGCATTACTAGTGTtagtaatattatataattataaaatttgttatatataaatattattattattatcatttataatattattattttcactagtattattattattgtgacttattattattattattattattattattattattgatatttcgatatattattattaattttaatatttttattattagtattaatattttttcttgataatattataattaccaaaattgataaattatatatatatgtataatcaagaatgtaaacagatatatataaatatatagatatataaaatacagatgtatatatatataaatacgtatactaatatatttatacaaaatacgaTTAAAATACGTATATAAACATATAAAACCATGAATTCAGTTTTCCATCCTTATCAAACTGTTTTATAAAGTGTTTTAATACAGCAAACTGGTACGGATGTTTATCAATTAGTCATATTAACAAACAAGTTTGGCTTTAATCAATTGTAATTATATGAGATTTTTTTTGACAGAATAAAAAGTGTCGAGCAAATTGAACTACAAAACAAACGTTAATTGAATCATATTATCTGTAATTAAGTTTATTAACATCTATATGTTACTCTACAAATACAATTTGAGGAGATACAACAAAAATCATAACGCATTTTGAAGAACACAGTTTCCTTTCTCTGTTTTGGCTTCATTTTCCAAAAACTTCGAAAATGAAACAATcttcaaaatgtgtaaatgcagttaTATTAGAAAACCTTCGTTTAAACTATCTAAAAATTCTCAAAGTCCAATTTTATCTATCGTTTTTGAATTGTCGAGTCAATGTTTAATTTGAAAAAGTCAACCATTTGGTTCATTGTAAAATTCGTAATCATTGTgaagtttccagttaaattgacgCTTCATAAAGATTCTAGGAACTAATTAGAAACTATTTCATGTTGAAAGCACCATCTAAAATAGTCTAGATTTTCAAATTCGTGTTTGAGTTCATCGATTGGTTTTAACGAGTTCATGCTGCTGCTTTAATTCTTTTGTTATATTTTCTTTTCCGATTATCTCAATTCATTATTTATATTACGTTTGAACATCCTAAATCCATTCATTTAAATAGTTATTAATGTGGTATTTCCTCTGGTCGATCGAATGAATTgtgaagaagaaagggaaacagtGTGAGATGGGTCAAATAGAAATAATATAGGAGTTTAATTAGAAAAACATAAACAGATCGTTGGTTAGAGGCATAGGTGtgtattcgagaggtcacgggttcaattcTGGTtctggccatttttttttttttttgaaagctttTGGAGGTAGTCTTTcttaccaaaataataataataataataataataataataataataataataataataataataataataataataataataataataataataataataataataataattattattattattattattataattattattattattattattattattattattattattatttttattattattattattattgattatcatgaatattaattattatcatgaatattaattattatcattatgattttgattgttattagtattattatattattattatcattgctattattatgattatgaatactatgaatattattataatttctataaaaatcataaaatttattattagtttcattaaaaactaatacttgtatcattttataagttatagtattattattagtatcattactagtattataattattattagtattataattatcattataagtatcataatcattattattattattattattattattattattattattattattattattattattattattattattatcattataagtattattatgtatattataatgattattattattatgtaattactaaaatcattatcataactaacactaatagtaaaattaatatattttttacaattattattattattatcattaattttattactaatagaattattatcattattatcaatattactaatattaaatattaccattatcatatttatcattacaaatattgtttgagtattactataataattatcataataaacaaatgatatatatataaagatatatttaaataaatataacataacaaaaattaatatttttatatacaaaatgaatatatgaaacatatatatactattgAGATAAaagggatataactaataaatttatatatatatatatatatatatatatatatatatatatatatatatatatatatatatatatatatatatatatatatatatatatttgttcaatttccattatgtatatttataaacaaacaaatgatataggttcgtgaatccgaggccaaccttgcacttgttcaataccgtcatatgtatttttactacaaaatacaatatagtgagttcatttgattcccttttactctctacatttttgggactgagaatacatgcgctgtttttacaactgctttattaaatgcttttgaaatatattttgaactgcgaatatatgaaatggttttataaatgtttgatgagatagacacaagcaaaacattcctcgaatgaattattatgtagacagaagttctgcgaattattattgaattatatggacatgataattgccaccattaaattatgtggacatgataattgccaccattgaattatgtggacatcataattaccaccattgaattatgtagacatgataattgccaccattgaattatgtggacatgataattgccaccaattgatgtgaatgttatgtatcgagagaatgatttttatacacaggttatgtgtattagttttgtgcacgagatatgtgcacgattatttaaaaatcgtgaggcaacctacgggggagaaaaggatacgaacctactttgctaagcattatgaaaaatggtttggtacacgagataggtgtactgtatttgaatcttgtggtctatcaaaatgatgaattttattgtttatgataaacctatgaactcaccaaccttttggttgacactttaaagcatgtttattctcaggtatgaaagaaatgactgtgcatttgctcatttggagatattacttggagtcattcataacatatttcaaaagacgttgcattcgagttgttgagttcatcaagaatattattaagtcatttatagttggatttgttaggaaatggtatgcataccgtcaactttcgatgtgataaaAGTATGTCTTTtataaaacaaatgcaatgtttgtaaaatttatcatttagaggccaagtatctcgcgatgtaaccaaatgtaatgtattcatccagatggattaggacgggtcattaaagatggtatcagagcggtggtcttagcgaatcaggtcttgtattagtgtgtctaactgatagttgtttagatgcattagtgagtctggacttcgaccgtgtctgcatgtcaaaagttttgcttatcattttgtgtcgaaaattatttgcttatcatccttaaaattctagacacgtcttactacctctattgcatagacagtgtatagataaaatcatatcttagcgtatctgttattgttacctttgcctgacagtttccgtagattcctccataacttatgggattttagtattatatatgcatatgtaaatcatgtattgcagagtactaatctacatcctataatctatttcatatcgaaaatctttcatctgatcatacgagatggatccctcaaccagttcgaattcctcgaattccgacagctattccgacatggatatccacctaagttccgaaagcagtgtaaacgaaatggatcaaccatttagtcatcttcaattctggatgaattagggatgggttcatagtcgacttaaccgatggagacgagaagaaggcgatcctttccacccaccaacctgcactcttggcgatgaacctgaaacacttatcggcgaagccattcgaaacaccattttcacactcatttctagagtatctcgccacgattatattctatctaaaattctaaaccttattcatccactcaatcatcccgaaataatagaagaagtcagcaaacttcgcgctcgagtaatcaatttgaagaatatggtgcaaaacttaccagcttcagcaacaacaccgacaccaacagtaccaccaacaacccaagtttcaacatcacatgtcttaacatcacaatccatacctcgaacttaatcatcgttttacgtattgttctacatcaattatcttcgttcttcacggcgattatgtaatctctaatgttttagggattattcattctagttccaacgaaaaccaaatgagatt
The window above is part of the Rutidosis leptorrhynchoides isolate AG116_Rl617_1_P2 chromosome 1, CSIRO_AGI_Rlap_v1, whole genome shotgun sequence genome. Proteins encoded here:
- the LOC139902262 gene encoding uncharacterized protein; translation: MGGKVNDRVNKGRGPYTFCIHGQNCHQYGGLLPTDGQKPRFGQLYICDTVNETNNRKESISGKNKTKPSSSRYSLDEDLIRQIMEVLNEHNPLVKTFRMTHDRFLETPNLQMKIKLIEDGYRIDILYRDVDDSTRVKKRVTMREFFAYKLQESVVPTLVHLGRKLYQQFVVDAYTMIEAERISYIRKNQNILRADTFTNLLNSTVSGTSENSMMGNRIKLPSSFTGSARYMIENYRDAMALSRVFGYPDLFLTFTCNPKWPEITRELDGTDFKPEDKPSFYARMFKMKLDQLMKDIRGKNYLVLLKQTENGQKGFQNLSQMQQKLRKTVIQFTEEGMVEERYQAHLNVEWCNQVASISYLLKYINKGNDMITAQLCNAETDEIQQYYDCRYVSSCEAVWRIIKFDIHHHYPSVIRLPFHLEGQQQIIFDEEELIDEVLEKPSVSTSMFIEWMNYNASNQEARELTYIEIPTKILLNKVKGPTSYEDIRTVNGQTQIEIELLKDLTLQEIHKLLQRNSSSLRSFSSMSCPSNHTRNISKNHLIIDDLSYDKSSLENEHLDFITNLTSEQKEAYDQIIKAVDHGKGAALRRKGEIVLNVASSGIAALLLSGGQTAHSRFNIPIHPTDESFCSISPSSKLGELIRRTKLFIWDEAPMVNKMCAKAVNRSMHDICRQSNPDSMDTLFGGKTVMFGGDFRQILPVIQKGKREDIVDASLNSSYLWDYVTVLKLTVNMKLCGNGDVDESEDGVFDIEIPQDLLITDLDDPIGSIISTIYPDYLFNLGNLEYYQQRAILALTQERSYLDGEESIEVGGLPKNNLRLKIGVPVMLLQNIDQAGGLCNGTRLQIVHLGEKIIKAKILTGSNVGKITALSPSVAAIQRKKKNVAVGCCFRRPETGERKKWRERLVHGCDGGVVKVEVPDGNRWSGGVGSVGSKL